One window from the genome of Breoghania sp. L-A4 encodes:
- a CDS encoding C4-dicarboxylate TRAP transporter substrate-binding protein — protein MTAGLSLPAAAETTLRIGTVLAPNDPMGQGLDKFKADVEKATNGEVVIEVFHNSQLGDTTEMLDQARAGGNVGTVTDVARLSSFVPSLAIMSAPFLFDTYEEADKFALSDAYLGWGEELKQKAGLVMLASNWYQGARHALTQKPISSPADLKGVRMRTIGAPVWIETIRAMGAEPTPIAWGEVYSALQLGTIDAAEAQPTAIKGAKLYEVIKNVTLTGHIQLVTALVVGADAWDQISPENQKIVRDLAVEDGRYASGLTIELGEKALADVAAAGVTVSEVDLAPFKEAVKSVYSMLELKSEAAIVNKVLGR, from the coding sequence TTGACAGCAGGTCTTTCGCTGCCGGCGGCCGCGGAGACGACGCTCCGCATCGGCACGGTGCTCGCGCCCAACGACCCGATGGGCCAGGGGCTCGACAAGTTCAAGGCGGACGTGGAGAAGGCCACCAACGGGGAGGTGGTGATCGAGGTGTTCCACAACTCGCAGCTCGGCGACACCACCGAGATGCTCGATCAGGCGCGCGCCGGCGGCAATGTCGGCACGGTGACGGATGTGGCGCGGCTGTCGAGCTTCGTGCCGTCGCTGGCCATCATGTCCGCGCCGTTCCTGTTCGACACCTACGAGGAAGCCGACAAGTTCGCGCTGTCGGACGCCTATCTCGGCTGGGGCGAGGAGCTGAAGCAGAAGGCCGGCCTCGTGATGCTGGCGTCCAACTGGTACCAGGGCGCGCGGCACGCGCTGACCCAGAAGCCGATTTCCTCGCCGGCCGATCTCAAGGGCGTGCGGATGCGCACCATCGGCGCGCCCGTATGGATCGAGACCATCCGCGCCATGGGCGCCGAACCGACGCCGATCGCCTGGGGCGAGGTTTATTCCGCGCTGCAGCTCGGCACCATCGATGCCGCCGAGGCCCAGCCCACCGCGATCAAGGGCGCCAAGCTCTATGAGGTGATCAAGAACGTCACCCTGACCGGCCACATCCAGCTCGTCACCGCCCTTGTCGTGGGCGCCGATGCCTGGGATCAGATCTCGCCCGAAAACCAGAAGATCGTGCGCGATCTCGCGGTGGAAGACGGCCGCTATGCCTCGGGCCTGACGATCGAGCTTGGCGAAAAGGCGCTTGCGGATGTCGCCGCAGCGGGCGTGACTGTCAGCGAGGTCGATCTGGCGCCCTTCAAGGAAGCGGTCAAGTCCGTCTACTCCATGCTCGAGCTGAAGAGCGAAGCGGCGATC
- a CDS encoding SMP-30/gluconolactonase/LRE family protein — translation MTQVAAGDARRHDIAFSLLGEMRADLGESPLWCAQEQCVWWVDIEGCRVLRTRLPGGETTAWSTPEMAGFVVLTAPGKPAVGMQSGIFLLDTATGGLERIVTLDAPGMRFNDATVDAAGRLWAGTMAIDVGSAPGALYRIGADRSAHEVIVGPLTINGLAADQTRARLYVSDCHPSVQTVWRFHCDPATGALSGRTTFARFHDLAGRPDGAALDADGNYWIAAVGGGCLHVFSPQGMLLATHETPFDLPTKPAFCGANLDTVLVTSKRDAASGGHLAIGQASDERKCAGHPAHHWNIA, via the coding sequence ATGACGCAGGTGGCTGCCGGCGACGCAAGACGACACGACATCGCCTTCTCGCTTCTGGGCGAAATGCGCGCGGACCTGGGCGAAAGCCCTCTCTGGTGCGCGCAGGAGCAGTGTGTCTGGTGGGTCGATATCGAGGGATGCCGCGTGCTGCGCACCCGGCTGCCGGGCGGCGAGACCACCGCGTGGAGCACGCCTGAAATGGCCGGCTTCGTGGTGCTGACAGCCCCGGGGAAACCGGCCGTCGGCATGCAGAGCGGCATCTTCCTGCTCGATACGGCGACGGGCGGACTGGAGCGGATCGTGACGCTCGACGCGCCGGGCATGCGCTTCAACGACGCGACCGTCGACGCCGCGGGGCGGCTGTGGGCCGGCACCATGGCGATCGACGTGGGTTCGGCGCCGGGCGCGCTCTATCGCATCGGCGCGGACCGGAGCGCGCACGAAGTGATCGTGGGCCCGCTGACGATCAACGGGCTTGCCGCCGACCAGACGCGGGCGCGGCTTTACGTATCGGACTGCCATCCGTCCGTGCAGACGGTGTGGCGCTTTCATTGCGACCCCGCCACCGGCGCGCTGAGCGGAAGGACCACCTTCGCACGCTTCCACGACCTGGCGGGACGGCCGGACGGTGCGGCGCTCGACGCGGACGGCAACTATTGGATCGCGGCCGTGGGCGGCGGCTGCCTGCACGTCTTCTCGCCTCAAGGCATGCTTCTCGCCACCCATGAAACGCCCTTTGACCTGCCCACAAAGCCCGCCTTTTGCGGCGCCAATCTGGATACGGTCCTCGTGACCTCCAAGCGCGACGCCGCTTCGGGCGGCCACCTGGCGATCGGCCAGGCATCGGACGAGAGAAAATGCGCCGGGCATCCTGCCCACCACTGGAACATCGCGTGA